AACGAATAATTGAATCCAGCCATCTAACTAATTAATTTATAATTATTTAATTTTTTATCTTAATTTATTTTATTAAAAAACATCAATAAAATTTAATGATGATTAACCATGAAAATAGCTGTAGCATCTTCAGACGGAATTAATGCAGACCTTCACTTTGGAAAAGCAGATCATTTTTCCATATATGAATTTAACAAAGAAAAGGCCATTTTTGTTGAAAGAAGAAATGTTTCCATGACTGAAGGTGAAAAACATCAGTGGAAAAGGCCATTAGACATTATTGAAGATTGTGAAGTGGTTATATGTGTACAGGCCGGAATGAATGGTAAATTTGGCCTGGAGCAAAAAGGAATTAAACTGGTAGAAGACGAAGGAACTGTAGAAGAAGTTCTTGATCATTACATAAAACATTATAAGTTCATGAAAAAACCAATTTGATAATTTAAATCTTTATTATATTAAAATATTTTATTAAAATTATTGAAATTTTATTAAAATCTATAAATTTATAAATTTATAAATTTAATTTTTGTAGTTCTTTAATAAGATTATAAATTAATATTAAAATTTTTTCATATAGCACAAGGTTAAATATAAGGATACTCAAAAATAGGAATACTTCAATTTATTGGCGGTGCAAACTTTTTTAAAAATTTACTG
The DNA window shown above is from Methanobacteriaceae archaeon and carries:
- a CDS encoding NifB/NifX family molybdenum-iron cluster-binding protein encodes the protein MKIAVASSDGINADLHFGKADHFSIYEFNKEKAIFVERRNVSMTEGEKHQWKRPLDIIEDCEVVICVQAGMNGKFGLEQKGIKLVEDEGTVEEVLDHYIKHYKFMKKPI